The following are from one region of the Bacillus thuringiensis genome:
- a CDS encoding M12 family metallopeptidase has translation MSNNEALDHCVQMNINDNQLIEASRLAIQENPDNALDSYGVSKEAIDNNEMALITAKKWKSGRTLRVRFLDGNTVIQEKVKKYANEWSRYANIKFLFGDDSNAEIRITFRHKGFWSYVGTDNLGIPINQPTMSLTGLTPASSESQISRVVLHEFGHCIGISHEQASPGANIPWDKPAVYRYYAENSGWSKEMVDQNVLAKLNPQGVSFTPHDSKSIMQYPVPNELTIGDFEIGWNTSLSEIDKIFIGKMYPL, from the coding sequence TTGTCAAATAATGAAGCGCTAGATCATTGCGTGCAAATGAACATAAATGATAATCAATTAATTGAAGCATCTCGTTTAGCAATTCAAGAAAATCCGGATAATGCGCTCGACTCCTATGGAGTGTCAAAGGAAGCCATTGATAATAATGAAATGGCTTTAATAACAGCAAAAAAATGGAAGAGTGGTCGAACTCTACGTGTACGTTTTCTTGATGGGAACACAGTAATACAAGAAAAAGTTAAAAAATATGCTAATGAATGGAGCAGATACGCCAATATTAAATTTTTATTTGGTGATGATTCAAATGCAGAAATACGTATTACATTTCGACATAAGGGATTCTGGTCTTATGTAGGTACTGATAATCTAGGAATTCCTATAAATCAACCTACTATGAGCTTAACCGGTTTAACACCTGCAAGCTCAGAATCACAAATTTCTCGTGTTGTTTTGCATGAATTTGGTCATTGTATAGGTATATCACATGAACAAGCTAGTCCAGGAGCAAATATACCTTGGGATAAACCAGCTGTATATCGATATTATGCAGAGAATAGTGGTTGGTCTAAAGAAATGGTTGACCAGAATGTATTAGCTAAACTCAATCCACAAGGAGTTTCATTTACACCACACGATTCTAAATCAATTATGCAATATCCTGTGCCAAATGAATTAACTATCGGTGATTTTGAAATTGGTTGGAATACTTCTTTATCAGAAATAGATAAAATTTTTATAGGGAAGATGTATCCCTTATAA
- the hemA gene encoding 5-aminolevulinate synthase encodes MYTKILNEKLVELKKSGQYREFVTLNRIRGQYPLAKLNGSEDSQPVVVWCSNDYLGMSQHPVVVEAMHNAINLYGAGSGGSRNIGGTHYQYEELESSLAEWHGKESALVFPTGYGSNDATLQCLLRLFEDCIVFSDELNHASIINGIRSTKVERTIFKHNNTEHLEQLLASQPYSRPKVIVFESVYSMDGDIAPIEEIVKLAKKYNALTFLDEVHAIGMYGPRGAGIAADLGIADSVDIIQGTMAKGIGVIGGYITGSGPMIDAIRSFASGFIFTTSLPPAIVAACYTSVEHLKVSKVERDGLHKKTEMLRNSFERAGIPIMNSSETHILPVLIGDATKCKAAARQLLEKHNVYLQPINSPTVPIGTERFRVNITPNHTEEQIIQLTNALTEVFIAFDIPFLKEEQVIV; translated from the coding sequence ATGTATACAAAAATATTAAATGAAAAACTAGTAGAACTGAAAAAAAGTGGGCAATATCGTGAGTTTGTTACATTAAATCGAATTCGTGGGCAATATCCTTTAGCTAAATTAAATGGATCAGAAGATAGTCAGCCTGTAGTTGTTTGGTGCAGTAATGATTACTTAGGAATGTCACAACATCCAGTTGTTGTTGAAGCCATGCATAACGCAATTAATTTATATGGTGCGGGATCAGGTGGTTCTAGAAATATTGGTGGTACACATTATCAATATGAGGAATTGGAGTCATCATTAGCTGAATGGCATGGTAAAGAATCTGCACTTGTATTCCCGACAGGATATGGGTCAAATGATGCAACACTTCAGTGTTTACTACGTTTATTTGAAGATTGTATTGTTTTTTCCGATGAACTTAATCATGCATCTATAATTAATGGGATACGTAGTACGAAGGTAGAGCGTACAATATTTAAGCATAATAATACAGAACATTTAGAGCAATTACTTGCATCACAACCATATAGCCGACCAAAAGTAATTGTTTTTGAGTCAGTTTATTCTATGGATGGTGACATTGCACCAATTGAAGAAATTGTTAAACTTGCTAAGAAGTATAACGCTTTAACATTCCTTGATGAAGTTCATGCAATTGGTATGTATGGACCTAGAGGAGCAGGGATAGCTGCTGATCTAGGTATTGCGGATTCAGTTGATATTATTCAAGGGACTATGGCTAAGGGAATTGGTGTTATCGGAGGATATATTACAGGTTCGGGACCAATGATTGATGCAATCCGATCTTTTGCCTCAGGTTTTATATTTACGACTTCACTACCACCAGCTATAGTAGCGGCATGTTATACAAGTGTTGAGCACTTAAAGGTTTCTAAAGTAGAAAGAGATGGTTTACATAAAAAAACAGAAATGTTGAGAAATTCTTTTGAAAGAGCAGGAATTCCAATTATGAATTCAAGCGAGACGCATATATTACCAGTTTTAATTGGTGATGCAACAAAGTGTAAAGCTGCTGCACGTCAGTTACTTGAGAAACATAATGTTTATTTACAACCAATTAATTCACCAACTGTACCAATTGGGACCGAGAGATTTAGGGTAAATATTACTCCAAATCACACTGAAGAACAAATTATACAATTAACAAATGCATTGACTGAGGTATTTATTGCATTCGATATACCTTTCTTGAAGGAAGAACAAGTAATAGTATAA
- a CDS encoding LysR family transcriptional regulator — MSIIKYEIFESVITTGSFTKAAEKLNMTQSAVSHAISSLEKELGTSLFLRTGRTITLTPQGTKAYEYIGQILNINRKLIETNFNEQLLPKTLRIGAFTSVKKHILPPIMKEFNKLYPFIEIIIFEGTYDEIQEWVINKVIDLGFTINGEFGCESVPFWEDELVIATPNNLKLIPDDCSLKDFFDQNNIIMPAAPYRNQVEKFLNQHSIEPKVHSYISDCNTIVKMIDLGIGISIGPKLFLKSFDNIKIYELPDRHYRNIYISYKHSTELTQVEGHYVQEFIKIARNLF; from the coding sequence ATGAGTATTATTAAGTATGAAATTTTTGAATCAGTTATTACAACGGGGAGTTTTACAAAAGCTGCCGAAAAATTAAACATGACGCAATCTGCAGTAAGCCATGCAATTTCTAGCTTAGAAAAGGAATTAGGAACGTCTTTATTCCTGAGAACTGGTCGGACGATTACTTTAACTCCTCAAGGCACTAAAGCTTATGAGTATATTGGTCAGATATTAAATATAAACCGTAAATTAATAGAGACTAATTTTAATGAACAATTATTGCCTAAAACACTGAGGATTGGAGCCTTTACAAGTGTAAAAAAACATATATTACCTCCAATTATGAAAGAATTTAATAAATTGTATCCGTTTATAGAAATTATAATATTTGAGGGGACTTATGATGAAATACAAGAATGGGTTATTAATAAAGTAATTGACCTGGGATTTACAATTAACGGGGAATTCGGATGTGAATCCGTCCCATTTTGGGAAGACGAGTTAGTTATAGCAACACCAAATAACTTAAAGTTAATTCCTGATGATTGCTCTTTAAAGGATTTCTTTGATCAAAATAATATTATTATGCCAGCAGCGCCATACAGAAATCAAGTTGAGAAATTTTTGAATCAGCACAGTATAGAGCCTAAGGTTCATTCGTATATAAGTGACTGCAATACAATTGTGAAAATGATTGATCTAGGAATAGGTATTTCTATAGGACCAAAGCTTTTCTTAAAATCATTTGATAATATAAAGATATATGAATTACCGGATCGGCATTATAGAAATATATACATATCTTATAAACATTCTACAGAATTAACACAAGTAGAAGGACATTATGTTCAGGAATTTATAAAAATAGCAAGGAACTTATTTTAA
- a CDS encoding GNAT family N-acetyltransferase produces the protein MQEKLLIRKATIQDTEELVELRKILLSSGDTHYAAKSEEDNLAWQNAYRDWIKENISNEDVLIQVGQYDEDEKICSCVIGIIDSRAPMVGALNGRVGWGQSLVVSKDRRGLGIAEAMMDAFHNWFRENNVQKIVVQSSKMAEEFNRKRGYLQTGEQLLFKTIE, from the coding sequence ATGCAAGAAAAATTATTGATTCGTAAAGCTACTATTCAAGACACTGAAGAATTAGTGGAATTAAGAAAGATTTTATTATCTAGTGGTGACACACATTATGCAGCAAAAAGTGAAGAAGATAATTTGGCCTGGCAAAATGCTTATCGCGATTGGATTAAAGAGAATATTTCAAATGAGGATGTACTGATTCAGGTCGGTCAATATGATGAAGATGAAAAAATATGTTCATGTGTTATTGGAATAATTGATTCACGCGCTCCTATGGTAGGTGCACTTAACGGACGAGTTGGTTGGGGACAATCTCTTGTAGTAAGCAAAGATAGACGTGGTCTAGGAATTGCAGAAGCAATGATGGATGCTTTTCATAATTGGTTTAGAGAAAATAATGTTCAAAAAATTGTTGTCCAATCTAGTAAAATGGCCGAAGAGTTCAATAGAAAAAGAGGTTATCTCCAAACTGGGGAACAGTTATTATTTAAAACAATAGAATAG
- a CDS encoding M12 family metallopeptidase — protein MPKTVKVCIDKIPPNFSKEISLIDQYKWVPGQTINVCFLEGLPEVKEKVKKHAKRWEEFANIKLEFGNNPDAEIRIAFDMNDGSWSYIGTSCKEVDKKEPTMNYGWLQPDTPEVEYSRVVLHEFGNALGCIHEHQNPSAKIPWDKKLYIRIIWAHQITGQKKMLITTYLIDTIKI, from the coding sequence ATGCCTAAAACAGTTAAAGTATGCATTGATAAAATACCACCTAATTTTTCTAAGGAAATAAGTCTTATTGATCAGTATAAGTGGGTACCAGGCCAAACAATAAATGTGTGTTTTTTAGAGGGGCTTCCTGAAGTGAAAGAAAAAGTCAAAAAACATGCAAAAAGATGGGAAGAATTTGCAAATATAAAATTGGAATTTGGAAATAATCCTGACGCAGAAATACGTATAGCATTTGACATGAATGACGGTAGTTGGTCATATATTGGAACCTCCTGTAAGGAAGTGGATAAGAAGGAGCCAACAATGAACTATGGTTGGCTTCAACCAGACACTCCTGAAGTTGAATACTCAAGAGTGGTATTACATGAATTTGGAAATGCCCTGGGGTGTATTCACGAGCATCAAAATCCGAGTGCGAAAATACCTTGGGATAAAAAGCTGTATATACGTATTATATGGGCCCACCAAATAACTGGTCAAAAGAAGATGTTGATAACAACATATTTAATCGATACGATAAAAATATAA
- a CDS encoding phosphodiester glycosidase family protein: MKHLRKIFKRILLLLSIFMLIGIGILFGTSYGRELRITMAGSILTSQHPQYAKYTFLSQKELDKLQDRINHPKWSNSDEHIYKKIAGKRLEEFKNQPLEIDVETIKSNKDSRFLFEGKLVTISNPFNVKLVSHQGTQGANRGEKISVMAKRNHALVAVNASGFADETGRGGGNVATGIVIENGETIDTNMDRNTPTIITGLTKFGQMITGNYSTQQLLDKQVVSAAGFMPQLIVNGEKMITEGDGGWGSAPRSIMAQKEDGTIMFLVIDGRQTHSIGATLKECQDILYEKGAVNAMAMDGGSSATLYLGGKVINSPSTLSHEDRYLPNAWVVTANTKQKIRMIIDGKNIDTKTTDEFEVNISTDL, translated from the coding sequence ATGAAACATCTCAGAAAAATCTTCAAACGAATTTTGCTTCTATTGTCTATTTTCATGCTTATTGGCATAGGAATATTATTTGGTACTAGCTATGGCCGAGAGCTTCGCATAACAATGGCTGGGAGTATACTAACTTCTCAGCATCCACAATATGCGAAATATACATTCCTATCCCAAAAGGAACTAGATAAATTGCAAGATAGAATTAATCATCCGAAATGGTCAAATAGTGATGAGCATATTTATAAAAAAATAGCAGGAAAAAGATTAGAAGAATTTAAAAATCAACCATTAGAAATTGATGTAGAAACAATTAAAAGTAACAAAGATAGTCGCTTTCTTTTTGAAGGAAAATTAGTTACTATTAGCAATCCCTTCAATGTTAAACTTGTTAGCCATCAAGGAACACAGGGCGCTAACAGAGGAGAAAAAATTAGCGTAATGGCAAAGCGTAATCATGCACTTGTTGCTGTGAATGCAAGTGGATTTGCTGATGAAACAGGAAGGGGTGGAGGAAATGTTGCAACTGGAATAGTGATAGAAAATGGGGAGACTATTGATACGAATATGGATAGAAATACCCCTACAATTATTACGGGTTTAACAAAGTTTGGGCAAATGATAACAGGAAATTATTCTACCCAACAACTTTTGGATAAACAAGTCGTTTCAGCGGCAGGATTTATGCCACAGTTAATTGTAAATGGAGAAAAAATGATTACAGAAGGAGACGGTGGTTGGGGTTCTGCACCACGAAGTATTATGGCTCAAAAAGAAGATGGCACAATAATGTTTCTGGTAATAGACGGTAGGCAAACACATAGCATAGGGGCCACGCTAAAAGAGTGTCAAGATATCCTGTATGAAAAAGGAGCAGTAAATGCAATGGCTATGGATGGAGGTTCTTCTGCTACGCTATATTTAGGAGGCAAGGTTATAAACTCACCTTCTACATTATCTCATGAAGATCGTTATTTACCAAATGCTTGGGTGGTAACAGCAAATACGAAACAAAAAATAAGGATGATAATAGATGGGAAAAACATAGACACTAAAACAACAGATGAATTTGAAGTGAATATTTCAACTGATTTATGA
- the mgtE gene encoding magnesium transporter yields MKKLLNELLVTKNNLDAEKVLRHPSYDIAQEVKQFSIEDQIILLNTIPVLKSSKILQYMSAEEKYNILIRLSENKAKKLLNLQPIDELVDLLLAVHPEKQAKLMAYLDKITKHNVKKLMTFKPETAGSLVTSDFVAVRGNWSVKMTLKYIREHSENVESISYSYVLDSHGYLEGIVSIHELLLAADDEILSTIMIQEVISVQAEVDQQEVVKKLLNYNLAAIPVTTANNKMIGIITFDDVMNVMEAEATEDIQKLGGSEPLNQSYFEASTWSIFLKRLPWLLLLFVAEAYTGTVLKYFEDEIETVVALAFFVPLLVGTGGNTGTQVVATITRAIGIGEVKFKDIFRVMKKEFAIGMLLGLALGIAGLTRAYMLGVGTEVAQVVAITLLFIVIWASLVAAVLPLILRKLKLDPAVVSGPFITTFVDGTGLVIYFMVAKTLLNL; encoded by the coding sequence ATGAAGAAATTATTAAATGAATTACTTGTAACCAAAAATAATTTGGATGCAGAGAAAGTTTTACGTCATCCGTCGTATGATATTGCGCAAGAAGTAAAACAGTTTTCAATTGAAGATCAAATCATATTACTAAATACGATTCCTGTATTAAAAAGCTCTAAAATTCTTCAATATATGAGTGCAGAAGAAAAATATAATATCTTAATTCGCTTATCTGAAAACAAAGCTAAAAAGTTACTAAATTTACAACCGATTGATGAATTAGTAGATTTACTGCTAGCGGTTCATCCGGAAAAACAGGCTAAATTAATGGCGTATTTAGATAAAATCACAAAACATAACGTAAAAAAATTGATGACTTTCAAACCTGAAACGGCAGGAAGTCTTGTCACAAGTGATTTTGTTGCAGTTAGAGGAAATTGGTCAGTAAAAATGACATTGAAGTATATTAGGGAACATTCTGAAAATGTAGAATCAATATCTTATAGTTATGTTCTTGATAGTCATGGTTATCTTGAGGGGATCGTTTCCATACATGAGTTATTATTAGCAGCAGATGACGAGATATTATCTACTATCATGATTCAAGAGGTAATTTCAGTACAAGCTGAAGTTGACCAGCAAGAAGTTGTAAAAAAGCTTCTGAATTATAATTTAGCAGCAATACCTGTAACAACAGCAAATAATAAAATGATTGGTATTATAACATTTGATGACGTAATGAATGTTATGGAAGCAGAAGCTACAGAAGATATTCAAAAGTTAGGCGGAAGTGAACCATTGAATCAATCTTACTTTGAAGCTAGCACTTGGAGTATTTTCTTAAAACGTCTACCATGGTTATTACTTCTTTTTGTTGCTGAAGCATATACAGGTACAGTATTAAAGTATTTTGAAGACGAAATTGAAACTGTAGTTGCTCTTGCTTTCTTTGTTCCGTTATTAGTAGGTACTGGTGGGAATACAGGAACACAGGTTGTAGCAACAATCACTCGTGCAATCGGTATTGGAGAGGTCAAATTTAAAGACATTTTCCGTGTAATGAAAAAGGAATTTGCAATAGGGATGCTTCTCGGACTTGCACTTGGAATAGCTGGGCTCACTCGTGCTTATATGTTAGGAGTTGGAACAGAAGTTGCACAAGTTGTAGCAATTACTTTATTATTTATTGTTATTTGGGCCTCTCTTGTAGCTGCTGTTTTACCTTTAATTCTAAGAAAATTAAAACTAGATCCTGCAGTTGTTTCAGGTCCATTTATTACAACATTTGTTGACGGAACAGGATTAGTAATTTATTTCATGGTTGCAAAAACGTTATTAAATTTATAA
- a CDS encoding Gfo/Idh/MocA family oxidoreductase, whose product MKVLIIGMGFSGQMFLEAFQNISPLYNNDIDIAYTSRSQKDIDLVYYPTIESALEVFKPDILVISVNDENHGEVLFSIQNFNGFVICEKPFVDPNFKLENAEKLLKYTSGFCLNMVARYSQAARLLKAYVNENNLKLVRANFLWEKNRINDYRPTTGVISEIIHSLDLVQWINGNSPLQLRHIQGVKSDYSISGNEISDSVSVMGEINGAVVTGYSSFVNLFRRRELDFVFQDANNQLIFAQLSYDTPNWYEDSVKIWTETSTQSEELLYFNSLEHEYNGDRKIERIINVVKDVTDFVMLEKEPSFGFPNLKDAVRLQELLNEIDSKKSSFYRVKYNSSEKRVLLNENSGFGRLG is encoded by the coding sequence ATGAAAGTTTTAATTATTGGAATGGGTTTTTCAGGGCAAATGTTTTTAGAAGCTTTCCAGAACATCTCACCTCTCTACAATAATGATATTGATATTGCTTATACTTCAAGATCTCAAAAAGATATTGATTTAGTGTATTATCCGACTATCGAATCTGCCTTGGAAGTATTTAAGCCAGATATTTTAGTAATATCCGTTAACGACGAAAATCATGGAGAAGTATTATTTTCAATTCAAAATTTCAATGGATTTGTAATATGTGAAAAGCCTTTTGTTGATCCAAATTTCAAGTTAGAAAATGCAGAGAAACTATTAAAATACACATCAGGCTTTTGTTTAAATATGGTTGCAAGATATTCACAAGCCGCTCGATTATTAAAAGCATATGTGAATGAAAATAATTTAAAATTAGTACGTGCCAACTTCTTATGGGAAAAAAATAGAATTAATGACTATCGACCTACAACAGGAGTTATCAGTGAAATTATACACTCTTTAGATCTTGTTCAATGGATCAACGGTAATTCACCATTACAATTAAGACATATTCAAGGGGTAAAGTCTGATTATTCAATCTCTGGAAATGAAATTTCAGATAGCGTTTCTGTTATGGGTGAAATAAATGGTGCTGTAGTAACAGGATATAGTAGTTTTGTAAACTTATTCAGAAGAAGAGAATTAGATTTTGTTTTTCAAGATGCTAATAATCAATTAATTTTTGCACAACTCTCTTATGACACACCAAACTGGTATGAAGATTCAGTAAAAATTTGGACAGAAACTAGCACACAATCTGAAGAACTGTTATACTTTAATTCCCTTGAACATGAATATAATGGGGATAGAAAAATAGAGCGAATTATAAATGTAGTCAAAGATGTTACTGATTTTGTTATGCTGGAAAAAGAACCTTCTTTTGGTTTTCCAAATCTAAAAGATGCAGTTCGCTTACAGGAATTACTTAATGAAATTGATTCTAAGAAATCGAGCTTTTATAGAGTTAAATATAACAGTTCTGAGAAAAGAGTCTTGCTCAACGAAAATAGCGGATTTGGACGATTAGGATAA
- a CDS encoding MFS transporter: MKKVIFLAIGMFALGFDAYIIAGLVPGISDTYQKSASQVGQAVSIFTLCYAISAPLFASLLAGKPIKKVLLTSIIVFGLANALTAVSPNFSIFLISRAIAGVGAGLFSPLAVAGSTMLVPVEKKGRALGLTIGGMSMGTVLGVPIGLYIADKFDWQSAMWFVVILSLIAAISILKFLPHVPVTAPPAMKERLAMFLDKRVTITVLITFFASISSLGLYTYLSPLLQDLDSTSDLTIYLWAWGLGGLFGSITIGYLIDYFKKPKTLMALILIILTVSVVCIPIMINLTIIKYLPFFIWGAMGWASGAPQQHILLSYQPKHGSAAVALNSSINYLGSSVGATLGGVVISLGMGTMALIYFAIISMIISLGLQFYSMRSNTFKIATTKKAV; the protein is encoded by the coding sequence ATGAAAAAAGTTATCTTTTTAGCTATTGGTATGTTTGCCTTGGGATTCGATGCTTATATTATTGCTGGACTGGTTCCTGGAATTAGTGATACCTATCAAAAAAGTGCATCCCAAGTTGGGCAAGCGGTAAGTATATTTACATTATGCTATGCAATATCCGCTCCACTGTTTGCCTCTCTCTTAGCAGGGAAACCTATAAAAAAAGTTCTATTGACTTCAATAATTGTATTTGGACTTGCAAATGCATTAACCGCAGTATCTCCAAACTTTTCGATATTCTTAATATCAAGGGCGATTGCTGGTGTTGGTGCTGGATTATTTTCTCCTTTAGCTGTTGCAGGCTCAACTATGTTAGTACCTGTAGAAAAGAAAGGACGCGCACTTGGCTTAACAATCGGTGGCATGAGTATGGGAACTGTATTAGGTGTTCCGATAGGTCTTTATATCGCAGACAAGTTTGATTGGCAATCAGCAATGTGGTTTGTGGTAATACTTAGTTTAATTGCTGCTATTAGTATTCTTAAGTTTCTACCACATGTTCCAGTCACTGCACCACCTGCTATGAAAGAAAGACTTGCAATGTTTTTAGATAAAAGAGTTACTATCACTGTTTTAATAACATTCTTTGCAAGTATTTCAAGTTTAGGTTTATATACCTATCTATCTCCATTATTACAAGATCTTGATAGCACAAGTGATTTAACAATTTATTTATGGGCTTGGGGATTGGGTGGATTATTTGGAAGTATAACAATTGGATATTTAATTGATTACTTCAAAAAACCAAAAACTTTAATGGCTCTTATTTTAATTATTTTAACTGTCTCAGTTGTATGTATTCCGATAATGATTAATCTAACAATTATAAAATATTTACCATTTTTCATATGGGGAGCAATGGGATGGGCATCAGGAGCACCACAGCAACATATTTTATTATCCTATCAACCTAAGCACGGAAGTGCAGCTGTGGCCCTCAATAGTTCGATTAACTATCTAGGAAGTTCCGTAGGTGCCACATTAGGTGGAGTAGTAATTTCTCTTGGAATGGGGACTATGGCTCTAATCTACTTTGCGATAATTTCTATGATTATTTCATTAGGCCTACAATTTTATAGCATGAGAAGTAATACCTTTAAAATAGCTACTACTAAAAAGGCTGTTTAA